Proteins encoded by one window of Dendropsophus ebraccatus isolate aDenEbr1 chromosome 4, aDenEbr1.pat, whole genome shotgun sequence:
- the LOC138789226 gene encoding olfactory receptor 1E5-like, whose protein sequence is MSYDRYLAICYPLHYAAIINSKNSLYLVSFSWISSYILMSSELIFIFQMEFCGSSVIDHFFCDFAEIVKISASSNSILLWEDFVVSLLSVFFPFLFIVSSYICIFLTILKISSMSGRKKAFSTCSSHLLVVCVYYGTLIAIYMVPSGDNVQNENKFKSLIYIVLPPLINPIVYSLRNREMLESIKTLMYKYVRAEKCWRV, encoded by the coding sequence ATGTCTTATGATCGATATCTCGCCATCTGTTACCCATTACACTATGCTGCCATCATAAATTCTAAAAACAGTCTGTACCTTGTGAGCTTCTCTTGGATTTCCTCCTATATTCTTATGTCAAGTGAACTAATATTTATATTCCAGATGGAGTTTTGTGGCTCCAGCGTCATTGACCATTTCTTTTGTGACTTTGCCGAAATTGTTAAAATTTCAGCTTCTTCCAATTCGATTCTATTGTGGGAAGATTTTGTTGTCTCTTTGCTTAGTGTCTTTTTTCCATTTCTTTTCATTGTTTCATCTTACATCTGCATCTTCTTAACCATCTTGAAGATTTCCTCCATGTCTGGACGGAAGAAGgctttctccacctgtagctctcACCTGCTGGTGGTCTGCGTTTATTACGGCACGCTGATCGCCATCTATATGGTACCATCTGGAGATAACGTTCAAAATGAAAATAAGTTCAAATCTTTAATTTACATAGTGTTACCGCCGCTTATTAACCCTATAGTTTACAGTTTGAGGAATCGGGAGATGTTAGAGAGTATAAAGACACTTATGTATAAGTATGTGCGGGCAGAGAAATGCTGGAGAGTGTAG